In uncultured Draconibacterium sp., one genomic interval encodes:
- a CDS encoding deoxyribodipyrimidine photo-lyase: MNRMNIVWLRRDLRLTDNTALQQALKSDNKTAVLFIFDTNILDELDKDDARVTFIHQQLTKLDKELREMNSGLLVKTGDPLKIWQELINDFEIGEVHFNRDYEPYATDRDDQVKQLLKKNSISVFSHKDQVIFEPHEVLKADGTPYTVFTPYKNKWLEHFDPQQIKVEEHIKTNSFASIESSLPTLEVIGFQRSTISVKDYDLSVVENYSKTRNFPAIHGTSQLSVHLRFGTVSIRQIVQQVYNQSPDFLSELVWREFFMQILFHFPRVVNENFRTKYNGIEWRNNEKEFERWCTGETGYPIVDAGMRELNQSGYMHNRVRMITASFLCKHLLIDWRWGEAYFAKKLLDFELSSNNGNWQWAAGTGCDAAPYFRVFNPTEQVKKFDKEMRYIKKWVPEFQELTYPAPIVDHKMARNRALETYKKGIAE; this comes from the coding sequence ATGAATAGGATGAACATCGTTTGGTTACGAAGAGATTTACGATTGACTGATAATACCGCACTGCAACAAGCCTTAAAAAGTGATAACAAAACAGCAGTGCTTTTTATATTCGACACCAATATTCTGGACGAACTGGATAAAGATGATGCACGTGTAACTTTTATTCATCAGCAACTTACCAAACTGGATAAAGAACTGCGTGAAATGAACTCCGGGTTGCTGGTAAAAACCGGCGATCCATTAAAAATCTGGCAAGAATTGATCAACGATTTTGAAATTGGAGAAGTACACTTTAACCGCGATTATGAACCTTATGCTACTGATAGAGATGACCAGGTAAAGCAACTTCTAAAGAAAAACAGCATCTCCGTTTTCTCGCACAAAGACCAGGTAATTTTCGAGCCCCACGAAGTTTTAAAAGCAGACGGAACGCCTTACACGGTTTTTACGCCCTATAAAAACAAATGGCTTGAGCATTTTGATCCGCAACAAATAAAAGTTGAAGAGCATATTAAAACGAATTCTTTCGCGTCTATTGAATCTTCTCTACCAACATTGGAGGTAATCGGTTTTCAGAGATCGACAATTTCTGTAAAAGACTACGATTTATCAGTTGTAGAGAATTATAGCAAAACACGAAACTTTCCGGCAATTCACGGAACCAGCCAGCTTAGCGTCCACCTGCGATTCGGAACGGTAAGTATCCGCCAAATTGTACAGCAGGTGTATAATCAATCGCCCGATTTCCTGAGCGAGCTGGTTTGGCGCGAGTTTTTTATGCAGATACTTTTCCATTTTCCACGTGTGGTAAACGAGAATTTCAGAACCAAATACAACGGGATAGAGTGGCGCAATAACGAAAAAGAATTCGAGCGCTGGTGCACCGGAGAAACCGGCTACCCAATTGTAGATGCCGGAATGCGCGAACTTAATCAATCCGGCTATATGCACAACCGTGTACGCATGATAACGGCCAGCTTCTTATGTAAACACCTGCTTATCGACTGGCGCTGGGGAGAAGCGTATTTTGCCAAAAAACTACTCGATTTTGAGCTTTCATCAAACAATGGCAACTGGCAATGGGCCGCAGGAACCGGTTGCGATGCAGCGCCATACTTTCGGGTTTTTAATCCTACCGAGCAGGTGAAAAAGTTCGATAAAGAGATGCGTTACATTAAAAAGTGGGTGCCCGAATTTCAGGAGCTTACCTACCCTGCACCGATTGTCGACCATAAAATGGCCCGCAACCGTGCACTGGAAACCTACAAAAAAGGCATCGCTGAATAA
- a CDS encoding DUF5050 domain-containing protein — MNKKSCLLIILLLPLITFAQLENVRSTLEIYNIDTDEREIVHSEEAHFEAPNWSRDGSFLLINQDGKLYKVDLETNTKTMLNTDFADRCNNDHGISFDGKWLAISHQAESEPVSGESTKKGSRIYVLPIEGGTPKAVTPNVPSYWHGWSPDGKRLAYCAERDDEYDVYTISIDGGEETRLTTEPGLDDGPEYSPNGKTIYYNSMASGKMEIWQMNVDGSNKKQLTNDKYSNWFAHPSPNGNYLVLISYHEDQGSAHPAMKDVSLRLMNLADGSIKTLCSFTGGQGTINVPSWAPDGNHFAFVSYEYINK, encoded by the coding sequence ATGAACAAAAAAAGCTGTCTGCTCATCATACTTTTGCTTCCCTTAATAACTTTTGCTCAACTGGAAAATGTACGATCAACACTGGAAATCTACAATATAGATACTGATGAACGAGAGATAGTCCACAGTGAAGAAGCCCATTTTGAAGCACCAAACTGGAGTCGCGACGGAAGTTTTTTGCTTATCAATCAGGACGGAAAATTGTATAAAGTTGATCTGGAAACGAATACAAAAACAATGCTAAACACCGACTTTGCCGACCGCTGTAATAACGATCACGGAATCTCATTCGATGGTAAATGGCTGGCAATAAGTCACCAGGCCGAGTCGGAACCTGTAAGTGGAGAATCCACAAAAAAAGGATCCCGAATTTATGTTTTACCCATAGAAGGAGGAACACCAAAAGCTGTAACTCCAAACGTTCCATCTTACTGGCACGGCTGGTCGCCCGATGGTAAACGACTGGCCTATTGTGCCGAGCGCGATGACGAATACGACGTGTACACCATTTCAATTGACGGAGGCGAAGAAACCCGTTTAACCACCGAACCCGGATTGGACGACGGCCCGGAATATTCTCCCAACGGGAAAACCATTTATTACAACTCAATGGCTTCCGGAAAAATGGAGATCTGGCAGATGAATGTTGATGGCTCGAATAAAAAACAGCTGACCAACGATAAATACTCTAACTGGTTTGCACATCCTTCTCCCAATGGAAATTATTTGGTACTCATCAGCTATCATGAAGACCAGGGCAGTGCTCATCCTGCCATGAAAGATGTTTCGCTGCGCTTAATGAACCTTGCCGACGGATCGATAAAAACATTGTGCTCATTCACCGGCGGACAGGGAACCATTAACGTCCCCTCGTGGGCACCCGATGGCAATCATTTTGCTTTTGTTAGCTACGAGTACATCAATAAATAA
- a CDS encoding SDR family oxidoreductase → MRILLTGATGYIGKRLLPVLVKNGHHVTCVVRDKQRAAFGENIEKSIEIIEADLLNKESLNKIPEDIEIVYYLVHSMSDSRDYEEQEKLSAINFRERVNKTNTKQVIYLSGIVNDQALSKHLKSRLNVEQELAKGDYALSTLRAGIIIGSGSASFEIIRDLVEKLPVMVAPKWLKTRCQPIAISDVIRFLELSINNHAVFNKSFDIGGNEILTYKQMLLRFAKVRGLKRRIISVPVMTPRLSSYWLYFVTSTSYKLATSLVDSMRVEVIARNDELAQLFNLQLLSYEQSLQQAFKKIEQNEIISSWKDSFVSGHLHGQLSDFINVPNFGCFKDMRIAETPSMENAIEKIWRIGGENGWYYGNRLWQFRGFMDKLVGGVGLRRGRTNEDSIGEGDAIDFWRVIYANKTEGRLLLYAEMKIPGEVWLEFKIRNNQLIQTVTFRPKGLWGRMYWYLFKPLRSFVFKRMVANIVKH, encoded by the coding sequence ATGCGAATTCTTTTAACCGGAGCTACCGGATACATAGGAAAGAGACTGTTGCCCGTATTAGTTAAGAATGGGCACCATGTAACTTGTGTTGTAAGAGACAAACAACGCGCGGCATTTGGCGAAAACATTGAAAAATCGATTGAAATTATTGAGGCGGATCTGCTAAACAAAGAAAGTCTGAATAAAATACCGGAAGACATAGAAATTGTCTATTACCTCGTGCATAGTATGTCCGACTCGCGCGATTACGAAGAACAGGAAAAATTATCGGCTATAAACTTCAGGGAGCGAGTAAATAAAACCAACACCAAACAAGTAATTTATTTGAGCGGTATTGTTAACGACCAAGCGCTTTCCAAACACCTGAAATCGAGATTAAACGTTGAACAGGAACTGGCAAAAGGCGATTATGCGCTAAGCACTTTACGAGCAGGAATTATTATTGGTTCCGGCAGTGCCTCTTTCGAAATAATTCGCGACCTGGTGGAGAAGCTGCCGGTAATGGTAGCGCCAAAGTGGTTGAAAACACGCTGCCAGCCCATTGCTATTTCCGATGTTATTCGTTTTCTGGAACTATCGATAAACAACCATGCTGTTTTCAATAAAAGCTTCGATATTGGAGGCAACGAAATTCTTACCTACAAACAAATGCTGCTGCGCTTTGCAAAAGTTAGGGGCTTAAAACGCCGGATCATTTCAGTGCCGGTAATGACTCCGCGGTTATCGTCGTACTGGCTGTATTTTGTTACCTCAACCTCCTATAAACTGGCCACTTCGCTGGTCGACAGTATGCGCGTTGAAGTAATTGCACGCAACGATGAGCTCGCCCAACTTTTTAATCTGCAACTGCTAAGCTACGAGCAGAGTTTGCAACAGGCCTTTAAAAAGATCGAACAGAATGAGATTATCTCGAGTTGGAAAGATTCGTTTGTTAGCGGGCACTTGCACGGGCAGCTCTCGGATTTTATAAATGTTCCGAACTTTGGTTGTTTCAAAGATATGCGTATTGCAGAAACACCCTCAATGGAAAATGCCATTGAAAAAATATGGCGAATAGGTGGAGAGAATGGTTGGTATTACGGAAACCGGCTTTGGCAATTTCGTGGCTTTATGGATAAACTTGTTGGAGGAGTTGGACTGAGAAGAGGCCGCACAAACGAAGACAGTATTGGCGAAGGCGACGCCATTGATTTTTGGCGGGTGATTTATGCCAACAAAACAGAAGGACGTTTATTACTTTATGCCGAAATGAAAATTCCCGGCGAGGTTTGGCTTGAATTTAAAATTCGCAATAATCAGCTTATTCAAACAGTCACCTTCAGGCCAAAAGGACTCTGGGGAAGAATGTACTGGTACCTGTTTAAGCCGCTGCGTTCATTTGTTTTTAAACGAATGGTCGCCAACATTGTTAAACACTGA